The Corythoichthys intestinalis isolate RoL2023-P3 chromosome 2, ASM3026506v1, whole genome shotgun sequence DNA segment tcgtgtcacatgcactttaaactgGTGGATACATTTAGGTAGATATCGCCTTGTGATGATCCTTCCTTCTGGCTTTTCATAAGTACTCATCCAGTAGAGATTGTTTCGTGATGTTAGCcgttaaaattaattaacgttatCATCTAGTAGAGATCGTAGTATGATGTTAGCTGCTAAGTAAGCGTGTGCGACCTTACGTCTGATTGGCTAACATTATCTAGTAGAGATTTTTGTATGACGCTATCGGTTGTGTAAGTGTATGCCATGTTTTGTTACCTTCCAAcagaagtaccgtattggcccgaagagaagacggtgttttttgcattgaaataagactgaaaaagtgggggtcgtcttatattcgcggtccagacattatacccattcacgacgctagatggcgccagatatcattgaagtgatgttctgtcacgacagatctcagctactctcaagtttaaccagatgcattattttattgcaatgtttttccttattcagatttgtttcaagactacagttacagttagacttcattttgatggttaatccagtcattgcaattttgttgtttaatcacaatagattggtttatttacatttcaaaaaccagaagccattcatttacgaatgtgattacacttcagtttacatatttaaatgttgagatattaagatttgaatggggcaaaataacatgctttttctctcaaatatattgtaataatcatttgtttcagatgtactgtaattattttctgtataaaattaaatttggtgttcaaaaagtatttttttcaaacttgagtcttgaaaaagatggggtcgtcttatagtcaaggccgtcttatattcgggccaatacggtatgtgtgGGTGACTTTGGTATTAAGCCTTACAAcctaattaaccctttaacaacgtgtcggcagcgacgcatttacgcatgtcgtctttgaagcttcgtcacgctgtaattacgtcacccacgtgccgctggttggtctcgtttgaaagtgcggaagttgatgtccacaccagtttttatttgaagtcaatcggcccagaaaaacgggagataatgtgatttgagttttatagttttattgctctCATAAATATGCCTTAAAACGCTGcttggaccatgtatccatctcgatatttccatcatttcttgtcctttttcaaaaccgaaagcagcacaaaagactacatatcccaagagccgttgtgatgtcaagaaggacgaaccgaatgtgatcatttttaataaatttccgagcgaggcgccaactattgaaagggaggcatgcgaagcaagcaacggccgattggtttgagcgagcgactttgaaacgtacagaatgaatctaaaactacatttagcgcaagctaatgcattatttcattaactcaaggaagaagatgagccgtatttgtcgttgttttcttgggatgagtcggcgtctcggcgagtagaagtgacagcagcgcgcaaacggcgaaagagtaggctgtgtgacgttgtgtgtgacgcagctccgtgacctgttcaagatgttttattgagtgcgcaaaaaaataaaaaaaataaaaaatattgggtcgcatgcctgaaaaatttgaattgaactgaactacttgtcaatattttttaaaatacttttttccaatgttatatatttttttcttcactacaatcttttcaatttttatgtagatgtgtgttcgagaagcttgattgcatgtacgtatatattttgataaggtgatgggtacaacacctaacttcacaaggagatatcctccaaaccctttttgtgttagctgatatatatatatatatatatatttttttctcattattttgcacagtatataacctgttttgaccatagtatgtgtaaaggccaaaaacgcctatgaccatacctgctgtttgtgttgaactgacaaacataaaactattcaatcttatttttttctattgaatgtttatcttaacaagttgaataaatattatcaagcttcaaaacggttgatcgagcatgtttggttgtcaatgggacatcaacattacaaattttgaaaaaggattttgggatttttttgtctttttgggtccaaaatgtggattataattggtcagtgaagaaaacaacagtttagacatgaagttcaaggtgtcctgaaaaaagggacccaacttggccattgtaaacaattttttctttgaaatataaaggcaacatcaaatgcatgcaaattcggccaaaataggcttaggtgttaacggGTTAAGCACACACTTAATGACTGGCTATCGTTAGTAGTGAAGAACTTTCTTGTGTCTCCTTCTGTGCTTTGTCACAATTTTGTCTTAGCTTGTATTAATTCAGGAAAAATctgtaaaaatgtcttttttcccccaagtctCACTGATTGTTACTATGGACACACATGAGAACAACACAATTAGTATAGCCTTGCAAGATGTTGTAACAAGGCCTGGATTTTAAAAACAAGGTGATTATGATATTGAATGTGATATTAAACCTAGCTGGATGGTCCAAGCAGACCAGGCTGGCCGAGGATACCATTGTTACCAGTGGAACCaacaattatattttatataaaaacgtTATGTACTAGTAAGCCTGCAGaatatatatcgtttgaacatcgccatcgcaatatgTGCattcgcaatagtcccatcagaggacgtgcaattttttttcccccaatttttttttttaaattaaacttttgtttttcttcacaaaagCAGCAATTGTAGAGAGACaaggcttcctggatcccttttatatacacgAATCTTCATCGTTCACAGAtaacccccttagcctggattaatcGGGTTACATGAatgctagggatgtcccgattgcatttttttgcacccgatttcgagtcacctgattttgagagtcTGCTGATACTCAGCCCGGAtccgatacaaaaaaaaagttgttttttgcttGGATGAACAGCCtcccacttacacaatgagttggcaCTGCAGTGTGCACCAAGCTTAATGATGAGTAACACATTATTgcctttgatcatagagctactgAGGTGTCTCTGGCCAGattaaagctacaaacctgtcaatcatcgttaactttaagtaacaaacgccagctgcactggtgaccccaaaaaaaaaacagtttggtcacaTTGCTTAGCAGTAGGGAAAGTGAAAGGCTGTAcaagagcatgaagcagaaaaacataaaacctgatccttttcacccgattccgatcctctgagaaATGGCATGatcagcccgatttccgatcacgtgatcaacATCAGGACATCTGTtctgaatacaatgtggtcatagtgagtcaaccaagtcttcccaaacagagctattcaagtcatgtaGTGAAAATtcctctagttttaatatcgcaacatAAATCGCAAAGCCCccaaaagtcgcaatgtcagtttttttccaatgtcgTTCAGCCCTAATATCTACCAAACTGTATTTACCGTGGTAACTTGTAAGTCTATTTCCGTCGTGATGCTTATGCATTCATGTTGCGGCTTAAGTAAACTTCCGTTGTGATGCTTATGCatcgttgttttcgtcaacaagacGATACCGAAAATATACGGGATGCCAAAATTAGCATGCCAAATTAGAAgggatgccaaaaacaacacttttaTGCTTTCATGCGGCTATTTGTGTTTGTGTTGCAACTATTTgcattcgtgtttttttttcatttgcaaagcgtttggaaTTTGTAAATAGCCTAACATTACCTGGCCACCAATTTATCAAGAGGAAAGCCACACAAgcactaaaaaacacataaactccacacaggagatTGGAACCCcaaacatcaaaactatgaggtagacgtgctaaccaccagTCCGCTCTACCCATATTGAAGAATACCATTCAAATATTATACTGTTAATATAATtctatataaatacatttttctgaGGTTAGCGAACAGTTCAGGGTGCACCTAACCTTTCGGCCAAAGTCTCATTTGGGGTTGAGGAtacattaaaaaggaagctaGGATGGTGAAATACAAAAAGTGCCATTGCCAGGTTTCAGCAGTCATGGCATAGATTTGGGATGAAGGCAGTTTCACCTGTATGGATCTGAAATGGTTGGAAGAGAGACGTAAAGGACAATGCTGGACTAGGGCTCGGAGGAGCTGCATGAGTTGCCGTGAAGGAGTGACTTGTAGATGCTGGAGGAGAGGAATCGTGGGTAGGAGTCCCTGTGCATCAGTGTGTAGATCTGCAACTGAGCGTCCTCGAAAGTGTGAGGCGTCGGGTCCTGCATTTTTCTGTTGATCACTTCCCGTACGCGAGCGTCCAGGCTCACCTGGAAGGAAAACCAACAAGCTTGCTGAGGAAGTCTTCTACAAACTAGTACCCTCTAGCAACCATTAATAATTCAGAGACTGAATCAAGTAAATGAATACatgatggataaaaaaaaaaaatgttgaaaagaaacatttttgtgtCATTATCTAGATTTACACTGACAGCTGATGGCTTCTTCCCACTTCAATGTTTTATATTTGTTGTGTAATGCAGCACTTTAAACCTGCTTAGCTACCTTATGTGTTTTACTATGTCAACATGATTGATTAAGGCAGTCATCATGGCACTATTGTACAAACACAAGCATTtagaacacaggtgtcaaactaaaGGCCTGGGAGCCAGATCCGACCTGCTGGGTTTTTTGTGTGGCCTCCAAAGTCAATAACCGACACtttgaatgaaatgaaattcaaataaaatttaaGATTGAGGACAACAGACATAtttagaatacaaacaatatactgtacatatattttttcaaatattcaaaataaataaatggaaaataaaaaatattttcagtattccttttattaattaaaaaaaaggaaaaaacataattttgaggggggaaaaaaattacagtgtGGGTTAAGTATTCGGTCTGTTTGTTTGGTGTCTTACTTTTCAGTATGACTGAAGAACGAATGAAGGGACCATTATCGAACTTGCAGGATATGCTTTTAATATGAAATGTAAGAGGTAATTAAATTTGCGGTCATAAGTTCAAAGGTCACAAATAGAATAGAACAGGTCTTTATTATCATTGTCAGcaatgaaaagaaaagaaaacaattatttttattcatttttagtttagaataaATTTTACTCAAATTTGCAGGGTAGAAGATATGATGAAAAGAGAATGcgtgatgacattttggggGCAGGAGGCGAAAGGTAAAAGAGTTCATGAATACACGCGGCATGGTGATGATATGggttgaatttggctgcttggGCACAGGTCTGCTCTATTAAAGTGCGCctctaaattatatttttaaaggTAAAATTTCAatagatgaataaaaaaatgaacaatataATGGAGAATATTTGGTACTTTGAGGCTCAAAAAATAGGATTTGGCCatttttaggtcaacaatgaaaaaatatttgattgatttgatcaccaattagttgtcgattaatcatgGCAGCCCATCATAaatatgagtttgacacccctgatttagaataAGCAGTTTGAGCgttctttttctttccttccttgcttgcttgcttgcttttctttctttcccGGAAGGAACACAGTTTTACAGTGTAAGGAGTTGCTCATTTTGATCATATCAAATTGAAATTCAAAAGATGTCATCATTCAAAATGAACTAATGCAGTTCAAATACATTGGATGTCTATGATCGCCAATCACAGCCAATATAATCTCCTATACTCTAGGTGCTTGAATGCATCCATTTACCATTCCATTAACACTCCAAGACACTCCCGTGCTCTGGTCAGGAGACGTCTATAGAACAATCTTATGCTGTCAAGTTTTGTCTTTGCACCTTTAGGCATGACACATAGTTATAGTCATGTCAGAAAGGTCAGATGTGTGTGACGGAAAACCAAGCCTTGTGAATGAATGTGTTTATAAAAAGACTAATGCCCGAGGGCCATGAAAGCAATTATTAACCACTTCCTTTCCTGTACACAGATGTGCGCACACACCCAAATACCCGCACGCACGGATTCAGAGTCACTAGTTTGCAAATATTTCCCTGGTACTAATGCCTACCTCTTTTGGCGACAGTATCGAAATATATTCCTCGTAGATGGAGCGCACCCTCTCCTCGATGCTGTTCTTGCTAATTTGTTGTTTGAGGTCTTCACAGGCCAGCCAGAAGAGCatgttctcctcactgtactCTGTGCGCAAAAACTCCCGAAAAACATTGCGACCCGCCGGGTTCCTCATCAGCTTGTCAAAAGACTGAGACCAGAGCTGCATTTCCTCCACAGAAGGTTTGGTGCTAGCCCCAAAAAGCCAAGAAAAAGACTTTGTTATATACATTTTGAATATGTCAGATTCAAAGAGTAACAGGTAGCATGTGACTCATGTCAAAGACTCCCTTTAAAGTGGATTAGTTTGATCGTCAATCTTGCCACTGAGTGGTTTTATTTGACAGGGTAATTAATAATTACTGTTGTTAACAGAGTTGAGTCTTGGGCTTCTTTGCAGTTGCGCTGAGTCATTAGCAATTAAATAAAGCCACTTGCTTGAAAATGATGGTGTAAATGTATTGTTTACTAtagaagaaattaaatatagctGTAGATACACCATTCAGCTGATTGTGATGTAATCAACCCCTAACTGTAAAATGTTGATTAGCATTACAAATATGCAGTgtattgttttccttttttttttccaaaatgatgaaaatgtcattgttatCGTTTTATGAGACGATTATAGTTTTGCCGAGGTATCCTTTAGCAGGTATAGAATGACATCAAAGTCATAATTTTGGAACCGAGGCGATAGAGGTGGgactctttg contains these protein-coding regions:
- the rgs19 gene encoding regulator of G-protein signaling 19 isoform X2, which produces MCLRTRRGCRPPDLLNAKIYTGPIPAEREGELAMGVGRSETSPLGQGHNTPQNSQRPSACCFCWCCCCSCSWNEDERRRRRRKRISQDNTMKPIPNCEACTKPSVEEMQLWSQSFDKLMRNPAGRNVFREFLRTEYSEENMLFWLACEDLKQQISKNSIEERVRSIYEEYISILSPKEVSLDARVREVINRKMQDPTPHTFEDAQLQIYTLMHRDSYPRFLSSSIYKSLLHGNSCSSSEP
- the rgs19 gene encoding regulator of G-protein signaling 19 isoform X1, with the translated sequence MCLRTRRGCRPPDLLNAKIYTGPIPAEREGELAMGVGRSETSPLGQGHNTPQNSQRPSACCFCWCCCCSCSCLTIRNEDERRRRRRKRISQDNTMKPIPNCEACTKPSVEEMQLWSQSFDKLMRNPAGRNVFREFLRTEYSEENMLFWLACEDLKQQISKNSIEERVRSIYEEYISILSPKEVSLDARVREVINRKMQDPTPHTFEDAQLQIYTLMHRDSYPRFLSSSIYKSLLHGNSCSSSEP
- the rgs19 gene encoding regulator of G-protein signaling 19 isoform X3; this encodes MTDMLYTGPIPAEREGELAMGVGRSETSPLGQGHNTPQNSQRPSACCFCWCCCCSCSCLTIRNEDERRRRRRKRISQDNTMKPIPNCEACTKPSVEEMQLWSQSFDKLMRNPAGRNVFREFLRTEYSEENMLFWLACEDLKQQISKNSIEERVRSIYEEYISILSPKEVSLDARVREVINRKMQDPTPHTFEDAQLQIYTLMHRDSYPRFLSSSIYKSLLHGNSCSSSEP
- the rgs19 gene encoding regulator of G-protein signaling 19 isoform X4 encodes the protein MGVGRSETSPLGQGHNTPQNSQRPSACCFCWCCCCSCSCLTIRNEDERRRRRRKRISQDNTMKPIPNCEACTKPSVEEMQLWSQSFDKLMRNPAGRNVFREFLRTEYSEENMLFWLACEDLKQQISKNSIEERVRSIYEEYISILSPKEVSLDARVREVINRKMQDPTPHTFEDAQLQIYTLMHRDSYPRFLSSSIYKSLLHGNSCSSSEP